In the genome of Fervidobacterium gondwanense DSM 13020, one region contains:
- a CDS encoding OmpH family outer membrane protein, producing the protein MMKRYFLYAVVLSLVVLAVIVGTAADSKSGPKLGYIDPNKVLQNYDKWITFQKQMQDEIAKYQAELDKIKDQNQKQQKYLEYQQTINNKIAQTQAQIEAEILNKVKEYAEVMGYDFIFNSTTMAYGSSSYNITDAFIKYLKTAKK; encoded by the coding sequence ATGATGAAAAGGTACTTTTTGTATGCAGTTGTTCTTTCACTTGTTGTATTAGCAGTTATCGTTGGTACAGCTGCTGATTCAAAGTCTGGTCCAAAACTTGGATACATCGATCCAAACAAGGTTCTTCAGAATTACGATAAGTGGATCACGTTTCAAAAACAGATGCAAGACGAGATTGCGAAGTACCAAGCCGAACTTGATAAGATAAAGGACCAAAACCAAAAACAACAAAAGTATCTTGAATATCAGCAGACAATCAACAATAAGATCGCTCAAACACAAGCACAAATAGAGGCAGAAATACTTAATAAAGTAAAGGAATATGCGGAAGTAATGGGATACGATTTTATCTTCAACAGCACAACTATGGCTTACGGAAGCAGTTCGTACAACATTACAGATGCGTTCATAAAATATCTTAAGACTGCAAAGAAATAA
- the lptB gene encoding LPS export ABC transporter ATP-binding protein gives MDERVFDQISCEGIFKKFGRKVVLNNVNAYVNTGEVVGLLGPNGSGKTTLFNIILGVVVPTKGRVYFNGQNITNMPIHRRARLGITYLQQETSVFRDLKVEDNVRLVLEFQKLRRIEREEIVKSTLEEFGIQDLKKQFAFSLSGGEKRRLELARMMALSPKFVLLDEPFIGIDPKTVKEIQKIVIQLKEKGIGVIITDHSVDALRPIVDRLYVIHKGEVLAQGHPEDVLQDTMVKKVYLGEE, from the coding sequence ATGGATGAAAGAGTATTCGATCAGATTTCTTGTGAAGGCATATTCAAAAAGTTTGGTAGAAAAGTAGTGCTTAATAACGTTAATGCTTACGTTAATACTGGAGAAGTTGTAGGCTTGCTCGGTCCAAATGGATCGGGCAAGACTACATTATTTAACATTATACTCGGTGTTGTTGTTCCAACAAAAGGTAGGGTTTATTTCAACGGACAGAATATAACGAATATGCCCATACACAGACGTGCAAGGCTTGGAATTACGTATCTTCAACAAGAGACTTCTGTTTTCAGAGACTTGAAAGTAGAGGACAATGTTAGATTAGTTCTTGAGTTTCAGAAACTAAGAAGAATAGAAAGAGAAGAGATTGTTAAATCAACTTTGGAAGAATTCGGTATTCAAGATTTGAAAAAGCAGTTTGCATTTTCACTCTCAGGAGGAGAAAAAAGAAGACTTGAATTGGCAAGGATGATGGCACTAAGCCCTAAATTTGTTCTCTTGGATGAACCTTTCATAGGTATTGACCCGAAAACTGTAAAGGAAATTCAGAAGATAGTAATTCAGTTAAAAGAAAAAGGCATAGGGGTTATAATCACCGACCATTCGGTTGATGCGTTAAGGCCTATTGTAGATAGGTTATATGTGATTCATAAAGGTGAAGTTTTAGCACAAGGACATCCGGAAGATGTTCTGCAAGATACAATGGTGAAGAAAGTCTATCTTGGAGAAGAATGA